From Hemibagrus wyckioides isolate EC202008001 linkage group LG11, SWU_Hwy_1.0, whole genome shotgun sequence:
atccatacaggtggtgggttccatagaggagagaggctccccacaggtggtgggatccatagaggagagaggcctctcataggtggggatgggctccccacaggtggtgggatccatacaggaggtGGGTTCCATAGAGGAGAgaggctccccacaggtggtgggatccatacaggagagaggcctctcataggtggggatgggttccccacaggtggtgggatccatagaggagagaggcctctcataggtgtggatgggctcctcacaggtggtgggatccatagaggagagaggcctctcataggtgtggatgggttCCTCataggtggtgggatccatagaggagagaggcctctcataggtggggatgggctcctcacaggtggtgggatccatagaggagagaggcctctcataggtggggatgggctcctcacaggtggtgggaccaatagaggagagaggcctctcataggtggggatgggctcctcacaggtggtgggatccatagaggagagaggcctctcataggtggggatgggctcctcacaggtggtgggatccatagaggagagaggcctctcataggtggggatgggctcctcacaggtggtggggtccatagaggagagaggcctctcataggtggggatgggctcctcacaggtggtggggtccatacatgagagaggcctctcataggaggggatgggctcctcacaggtggtggggtccacACAGAAAAgggacctctcataggtggggctgggctccccacaggtggtgggatccatacaggagattGGCTTCTCATAGGCCAGTTGTCATTGTCCTCATCctccggaaacacaaacgtctccctctgtgtccctgtgtcaaagaagatgaacagacaatgcggcacatttaaaaacatctcataaaaagaagcagaaacccttttaaatagcactgtgtatgttttgtaaagcaggaaaacctccctatcaaaacaagatgtatttacacaagttacattactgtaatcttcctataacagtgcagaaaaactcagtatttatattCTGCATATATAGGAGTCACTTAcgctatcacggcttcactgttactcacactggtCACTTCTCAATGCTCAAAAGTATCCCCCCACAACAGTGCAGATTAaactacatttctattacagtgtgtttctttatcagtTCCTTACTCCAAtgcttcacatcccctttgagtccatttGTGTCTCGTCTCAAAAATTTGCCCTTGATCGTAAA
This genomic window contains:
- the LOC131361092 gene encoding cell surface glycoprotein 1-like, whose product is MDPTTCGEPSPTYERSLFCVDPTTCEEPIPSYERPLSCMDPTTCEEPIPTYERPLSSMDPTTCEEPIPTYERPLSSMDPTTCEEPIPTYERPLSSMDPTTCEEPIPTYERPLSSIGPTTCEEPIPTYERPLSSMDPTTCEEPIPTYERPLSSMDPTTYEEPIHTYERPLSSMDPTTCEEPIHTYERPLSSMDPTTCGEPIPTYERPLSCMDPTTCGEPLSSMEPTSCMDPTTCGEPIPTYERPLSSMDPTTCGEPLSSMEPTTCMDPTTCGEPISTCERPLSCMETIPLQKPFLCDESIPRNATIPIEEAITYRESTAFHSSSAPASCPD